The genomic window CACCTAGTCCGAGGACCCCACCCCGTCCACGCGAGCGCTCGCTCCTCTATGACCCCAACCTAGACCGTAGTCAGCTGAAGCCTTCCACCCAGACCTAGTCAGAGGGTCCTTGGGATTCATTTTCCCAGAGCTTCCTGGGGTCCCTGTTGTCTGAGCCCTCTCATGGCATTTGCTCCCCACCCTCCTGGCCCCCTGCTCCAGCCCTGAAATCCGGGCGCGTTATTTTTCCCCCTCTCAACACATGTCCTCTGGGACGCTTTAGACCCAAGCCCGCCAGTCCACCCCCTGCTCACATGTCGCCAGTGGGATGGGGAGCCTGCCTGTCCCAAACTCCCTTTTGAGTGCAGAGTCTCCTCCGACCTCCCCTATCCTTCGAGGGCCCTGTCTCCGAAGGCATCTACCCCAGCAGCCCTcaacacccccaccccgccccgccccgccccattCCCCTCCTGCTGCCTGGTAACCTGATGATTGCAGCCCCCCACCTCCTGAGAGGTCCCGCCTCCCGCTGGCTGgacccctccccctccgcctgaggagggctccccctccctctcaggCTGAGGTCTCTTCTCCTtgggcccccccccccagcatggCTGAGGGAAGCTACCGCATGGAACCAGAAGGCTACAGTGTTGAAGACATGGACGAGGGGAGCGATGAAGTCGAGGAGGAAGAGATGGTGGAAGGAAACGACTATGAAGAATTTGGTGCTTTTGGAGGCTACGGAGCCCTCACCAGCTTTGACATCCGTATCCTCAGAGCCTTTGGGAGCTTGGGTCCAGGCTTTCGCATCCTAGCGGTGAGGCCCCTCGTTGGCCCCCTGCTAGCCCTGGGCCTTCTCCCCTGTGACTtcagggaggatgggaggaggggggtggctgaaggctgggggtggggcggggtgggagaggggcgtgggggtgggggtgggggtggaatggGCAAGAACAGCCCAGCTTCTCCAAACCTTCCCTCTTGTGCTGGGGGAAAGGGGCTTTGGAGGGTCTGGGGGCTGGTCGGGGGCTGGCCgctgggaggagctggggcagCCCAGAGTGAGTGTGCCTAGAGCTGTGTGCCTTCCCCTGCCTTCCCCGGTCTTGCAGAATGAGCCCTGGGAACTGGAAAACCCTATGCTGGCCAGGACTCTGATGGAGGCATTTCAGCTGGATTCAGAAACACTTGCCAGTGAGGCGGCGGCCCGTGCTGCCAACGTAGCCCGCGCCGCCTCCTCCAACCGTGCCTCTCGggccgctgccgccgctgcccGTGCCACCTACAGTCAGGTGGTCCCTAACCACTCAGGGGCCACAGACCAGGCCTCAGCGGGCGATCCCCAGCCCATGACCTACGCTGCCGCCGCCGAGGCTCGGGCAGCCACCCCTGAGAGGGGCCTCGCCTCTCCGCACAGCTCCCAGATGCTGGCCAACAGCGAGAGGGCCGCCCCGGGGGCTCCAGCGGCCTCGTCCCCACAGCCCCAGACATCCTCCCAGGCCCAGGGGGCTGCGACCGAGGGCCCAAGTACGGCCTGCGCTTTCCCCCAGGCCCCGGGTGCCAGAGACATGGATGCCACCCGTCCCAAGGCAGCTTTCCTGGGTCAGAACGACGTCTTTGATTTCACGCAGCCGGCAGGTGTCAGTGGCATGGCCTTCCCACGCCCTAAGAGACCCGCCCCTGCCCAAGAGGCTGCCCCAGAGGGTCCCAGTGGTGCCTCCGGGGGGGCCCAGGCAGCCTCTGCCGGGGAGGGGGCAGCCACCCGCCCCAAGACGACCAAGTCTGGGAAGGCTCTGGCCAAGACTCGGTGGGTGGAGCCTCAGAATGTGGCGGCAGCAGCTGCTGCCAAGGCCAAGATGGCCACGAGCATCCCTGAGCCTGAGGGTGCAGCTGCCACCTCTCAGCAGAGTGCGGAGCCCTGGGCCAGGATGGGAGGCAAGAGGACAAAGAAGGTGAGCCCTCCCTGCTGCTGTCTCCAGCCCCCTCTGCTCCCCTGCTTtctctgccctctgctctctctgcctccttggctgccctccccacccctcttcttCTCTCAGCTCGTGCATGTCCCTCCCAGGCTTGTTTCCTAGCATGGTTTTCCTCCACGTAGTGGCTCTCCTTGGGCCGGGAGGGACTAGCGGTTGGCTCCGTGCCTGGCCCTTAGGAAGCCCTGGGCACGTGCCATCCGCTGGTCCTACTACCCTTATTTCGAAGCGCGTGCTCTGTCTGGGTAAGAGGTGTGCTGGGCGCCTTGGTGCGGGGAGCCTGGCAGCCCTGAGTTTCTCCTCCGTCTGATGCTACAGTCCAAGCACCTGGATGACGAATATGAGAGCAGCGAGGAGGAGAGAGAGCCTCCTGTGGTCCCGCCGACGTGGAGGGCATCGCAGCCCCCACCGACGATGGGCCGGGCGCAGATGGCTCCTCGGCCCCCCACGGCCGTG from Sus scrofa isolate TJ Tabasco breed Duroc unplaced genomic scaffold, Sscrofa11.1 Contig1642, whole genome shotgun sequence includes these protein-coding regions:
- the LOC110255204 gene encoding melanoma-associated antigen D4-like; translated protein: MAEGSYRMEPEGYSVEDMDEGSDEVEEEEMVEGNDYEEFGAFGGYGALTSFDIRILRAFGSLGPGFRILANEPWELENPMLARTLMEAFQLDSETLASEAAARAANVARAASSNRASRAAAAAARATYSQVVPNHSGATDQASAGDPQPMTYAAAAEARAATPERGLASPHSSQMLANSERAAPGAPAASSPQPQTSSQAQGAATEGPSTACAFPQAPGARDMDATRPKAAFLGQNDVFDFTQPAGVSGMAFPRPKRPAPAQEAAPEGPSGASGGAQAASAGEGAATRPKTTKSGKALAKTRWVEPQNVAAAAAAKAKMATSIPEPEGAAATSQQSAEPWARMGGKRTKKSKHLDDEYESSEEEREPPVVPPTWRASQPPPTMGRAQMAPRPPTAVRSQVPSRHVLCLPPRNVTLLQERANKLVKYLMIKDYKKIPIKRSDMLKDVIREYDEHFPEIIERATYTLEKKFGIHLKEIDKEEHLYILVCTRDSSARLLGKTKDTPRLSLLLVILGIIFMNGNRASEAVLWEALRKMGLRPGVKHPFLGDLRKLITEDFVKQKYLEYKKIPNSSPPEYEFLWGLRARHETSKMRVLRFIAQYQNRDPREWKAHFLEAVDDAFKTMDVDMAEEHARAQMRAQMNIGDEALIGRWSWDDIQVELLTWDEDGDFGDAWSRIPFAFWARYHQYILNSNRANRRATWRAGVSSGTNGPASTSMLDGPSTSSTIRTRNAARTSASFFSWIQ